Sequence from the Clostridium saccharobutylicum DSM 13864 genome:
TAATATTACATAAAAATATTAATAAATTACAACTAAAAATTTGACTTCAAATACTTATTGTATTGATTATTAATAGTAATTACACCTTAGTATCAATAGCTGAAATAGTAATATCGTTAAAGAAATTTCTACAATTTACTATATTAGCTGGTTTATCTTTAGATTCTACACTTACATTTACGTATAAGCCCAATGTTGATAGACCCTCTACCAATTTTGACTTATTATTATTTAGCACATATGTGAATTCATCATCGCACTTCAATTTAACATCAATTCTATTTTCTTTCATAGTTAAATAGCCATCAACATCTCCCAGCTTTATTGTTTTAACACTTATAACCATTTTAGCGTTTGTTGAATCTATTTTTTTACCATCTTTTCTATTATCCTTTATGATTAACTGGCAAGGATATTCTATACTCTGTAATGTTACAGGAAAATTCAAATAGTAATACTCATCACTAATAGAATTAAATACCTTAATATCATTTATGTTTGATTTTATTAAATTCATTACTTTATCATAACCAGCTTCTTTTGATTCTGTCTGACTAATTAAGTTTTTCACTATATCTCTTACATCTTCAATTTTATTTTTGATTTCAGATTTTATTAATTCTTTAGAATCTAAATGCTCTCCAAATAAACCATTTAATTGTGTCTTTGAAGCAGAGTCTTTAATAACTTGTATATTTTGATCGGTCCCAGTGCTTGTTAAAGGCTTAGGTTCAATATTACTTTTTTCACTTGCTAGGCTTCTTTTAGAAATTTCATCAACTTCAGGTTTATTTATTAAATCTATAAACTGTCTAAACTCATTAGTTGTAAGCTTAACTTCTTTTCCTTCTGATTTAGATAATAATTCTTCTACTTTAATTTTATTAGTTGATTCTATAAGGCTTGCTGCTTGTGTTTTAGGAACTTCTGTATTTGATAATCTGTCTCCTATCGTATCTTTAATTGATTGTATCAATTCTTTATCATTTAATTTTTCAATTAATGATTTTGAAAGTTGTGATTCATTAAATTTACTTTCTTGCACTGATTCTGTTTCACTATCGTTATTTGCAGCTAATGTTTTTAATACATCTAATATATTTATCTTATTATTAGTTAAATCATTTTCATTATATATTTTTGTTGCTAGCGCTGAATTAATATTATCCATTGCATTTTTAGCATTTTCAATTGGCTTGTTTACCAATTGCTCTGCAATTTTATTTTGAACATTAACAGATGAATTGTTTTTAGGAATATCTAGTTCCTTTATTGAATCATTTATTTTCTTAAGTAAATCTTCTATTGATGAATCTCCTTTAAATAGGTTATTGAAACTATTTATGTTCTCTTCTGAAAAATCTAAATTATTTTCAACAAATGCTAATATATCCTCTGAGCTTAATTTTTTAAATTCACCTAAAAATTTACTCAATAGTTCTTTTACAGCCTGCCCCTCACCACTATCTGATGATATTCCTTTACTTTGAAGATATTTTTCAATGAACGCATCTATTTCTTTAGGATTAACAGAAATTTTTTCGTTAAATTTTATTAATCCCTTAATTTCATTAATATTTTCTCTTGTTAGTGAAATATTATGAGTAATCATCTTCTTCAGAACATTAATATCTTCCTTAGAAAGTCCTTCCTTTTGAATTAAGTCCTTAAGATTTTCATCCTCAACTACTGTATCATCTGTATTTTCATTCACTAATTTTAATTTTAGTTTTCCGCCTTCAAATCCATCTACTTGAAATTTTACTAGTTTTATATCACTTAAATCTACATTTCCCTCAAGTTCAGCAATAAATTGCCATCCATCCGCTAACTTTATGGTAACATCTTTACCATCACCTTTTGAAATTACTCTGCCTGCAAAACGTTCCCCTGACTCAAAAGTTAACTTGCTAGAAACTTTTTTAGTATTTATATTATATCCGCTATTTACGTTCCAAATTCCCGGCATATTATTTCTCCCCTACTAAGTTTATACTATAAGTATCGTGTCAAAAATACACAAATTAACCTAAATATGTTATATATTTATATATTTTGCTATATCATTCAATTTCAATATCATCTTACATTTTTTATAACCTTGTTAATATGTATTTATAAATCTAATTTCAACACTTGTTAATCCATAATAATTATATTTATAATTTACCACAATTATAAACTGAAAACTAGATAAATTATAGTTTAATCTCATAGAAAATTGAATTGAACACATTAAAAAAATAACAAGTACATCTGCCAAAATTATTTTCTTTCCTGTGCCTTAATTAAACATAGTAAAAGGACTCTCATTACTGAAAGCCCTTATTATACTCAATTGATAATAATTATAAGTTATTTAACTTCAATCTTATTATAATTCTTTTTACCTCTTTTAATTAATACTGATCCATCTACAAAGTCTTCTTCAGTTAAAAGTCTCTTAACGTCTTCCACTTTGTCTCCATTAATTGACAATCCGCCTTGTTCAATTAATCTTCTACCTTCTTTTTTAGATGGTACAATCTTAGTACTTGCCATAATATCTAAAATAGGTAATCCAATTTCTTCTTTGCTTATTGTTACAGTTGGAACATTTGACATATCTGCTCCACCACTAAATAAAGCATTGGCTGCTTCTTCAGCTTTTTTAGCTTCTTCTTCTCCATGAACAAGCTTAGTTATTTCAAACGCAAGAACCTTCTTAGCTTGATTGATTTCTGCACCTTCTAAAGCACCAAGTCTTCTTACTTCATCCATTGGTAAGAATGTTAACAATGCTAAACACTTTTCAACATCTGCATCATCAACATTTCTCCAATATTGATAGAAATCATATGGTGAAGTCTTTTTAGCATCAAGCCATAATGCTCCACCAACAGTCTTACCCATCTTTTGGCCTTGGCTGTTAGTCAATAAAGTACAAGTCATAGCCATAGCTTCACCTTGAGCTTTTCTTCTTACAAGCTCAACTCCTGCTATCATATTAGACCATTGATCATCGCCACCTAATTGCATCTTACAATTGTATTTTTGATTTAATTCATAGAAATCATATCCTTGCATTAACATATAGTTAAATTCTAAGAATGATAATCCCTTTTCTAATCTTTGCTTAAAACATTCAGCTGTTAACATTCTATTTACTGAGAAATGAACTCCTACTTCTCTTAAGAAATCAACATAATTAAGATTTAATAGCCAATCAGCATTATTAGCTAATATTGCCTTACCATCTGAGAAATCTATAAATCTTTCCATTTGCTTCTTAATTGAATCAACATTGTGTTGGATATCCTCTTTTGTAAGCATCTTTCTCATATCAGTCTTACCACTTGGATCTCCAACCATAGCTGTTCCACCACCAATTAAAGCTATTGGTCTATGTCCAGCTCTTTGCATATGAGCCATAAACATCATAGCTATAAAGTGTCCCACATGTAAACTATCTGCTGTAGGGTCAAATCCTATATAAAAAGTTATTTTTTCATTTTCTAATAATTTTCTTGTTTCTTCTTCATGAGTGAATTGTTTTATGTATCCTCTCTCTAATAGCTCATCTAATACACTTGCCATTATAAACTACCTCCTCAAATTTTCCTTACTTATGTAATATAATAATGTATTACATTTATAGATAAATATTCTACACACATTTATTTCTCCACAAGTTGGAATCACTTATTATAGTATATCCTCAACCATGAATTTTGGCAACAATACATATGTTATGGCAATATTTTTTCAATTTTACGCACATGAAAGAAAACAACAAGTCCAAAATGCCATGATTATTTTTCATCAAACAAGGAATCAAACAAAATTTTACATATAGTAAATCAATATGTTAATAGTCATTTCTTCTATAGCTTGTTGTGTAAAATAAACTTTATCACAGCCTACAAAAATACATATACATTGGTTAAGATTTTAGAAATATCATAGATTTTTAAATTTCATAAGTTTTAATCTCAATGAGGATATTAAAAGTCCATTTCATACCAAAAATTATATAAACAATAACCAATTAATATTTTATTTATATTAATTTTCTAGCTTTAACATTTTATCTAATCACAATATCCTATAGATAAACAAACTACGAACTAGATTTAAACTTTGAAATGTATTCCATACTAGAAAGTAAGGGAACTATTTTACGTAGTGTTGCGTTAATAATTTGGCTGTAGGTATTTCTTCATCAGAAGTTGTTCCATTTCTGCTTGTCCTCAACTTGGTTGAGGAGCATGCTGGAATATGTGCAACTTTTGCTGGTAGAAATCCACATCCAAATTATCTAGCAACCGAATAAAATAGTTCCCTTACTTTCGGTAAGTTATTACATAACTCTAAGTTGTTTATCTATAGAAACTTTATCTAAAATTAATAGTAGGCAATATAACTTTAAAACTATGCTCTATTCTAGAATTAATAAATTTGACTTTTCCTTTGTTCTTAAATGCATTTTTTATTCTCATAAAACCTCTTCCATTATTTAAAAATCTTTTCTTTTCATCTAATGTAATGAGTTTTTCATACAACCAAATATTCCTTTTATTATAATTAATCTTCTCACCTTTTATATTTTGGTCTATAAATTCACCAGGACTTGAAATTACAATATTATTTTTATCAATATCTATTTCAATTATCCTATTTAAATCAAAATATTCTCTATACAATACTGCATTTTTTATAGCTTCAATAACAGCATATGCTGGATATCTTTCTGGTAAAATTTCTAATATCTTTTTTTCAGCTTTATCAACCATAGAAAGGAGATTTCCTTGAATTATATGAACTTCTCCATAAATATTATTCATTTTATTAATAATTTTAATCATATTATTAGGAATACATATAGAGTTTTTATCTGAAAATACAAGTAATCCTCCATAAGTGCATTTGAGCGGTACTCCCTCTTTCTCCTCAAATGCTATTCCTGAACTAACTAATAAAAATTCTCTATTTTCTTCAGTAACTGTAATTCCCTTTTTTTTAAAATAACTATTAACCAACTCCATATTTAACATATCAATTCTACTTCTTATTATAGGACATGTTTCAATGGTCAAACTCAAGTTTTCTTCAAATAATGCTATTAATTCCTGCTTTCTCATTGTATCTGTAGTTGAACCTCTTCTTATATAAAAAGCTCCATTCTCTCTAACTTGATAAGGCTTTTGCTCACCATCATAAATTGTTATTACCCCTATTTTTTTATTATCTATATCAATAAATTCCACTTCTAATGGAATCGGTGGTTCACATCTTGTAGTAACTATTTGTTGAACTTGTTCCTCCTTAAACATATCTTCATTCTTTATTCCTATAATCTTTTTAGTCTTATCTTGAATACCAACAATTATATATCCACGACCACCACTTGAGTTACCTATGGCACATACATCTTTA
This genomic interval carries:
- the tyrS gene encoding tyrosine--tRNA ligase, translating into MASVLDELLERGYIKQFTHEEETRKLLENEKITFYIGFDPTADSLHVGHFIAMMFMAHMQRAGHRPIALIGGGTAMVGDPSGKTDMRKMLTKEDIQHNVDSIKKQMERFIDFSDGKAILANNADWLLNLNYVDFLREVGVHFSVNRMLTAECFKQRLEKGLSFLEFNYMLMQGYDFYELNQKYNCKMQLGGDDQWSNMIAGVELVRRKAQGEAMAMTCTLLTNSQGQKMGKTVGGALWLDAKKTSPYDFYQYWRNVDDADVEKCLALLTFLPMDEVRRLGALEGAEINQAKKVLAFEITKLVHGEEEAKKAEEAANALFSGGADMSNVPTVTISKEEIGLPILDIMASTKIVPSKKEGRRLIEQGGLSINGDKVEDVKRLLTEEDFVDGSVLIKRGKKNYNKIEVK
- a CDS encoding helix-turn-helix domain-containing protein, translating into MDNKKLLSLIKKDEGTKLDFKLKLDLTTENGKKELTKDVCAIGNSSGGRGYIIVGIQDKTKKIIGIKNEDMFKEEQVQQIVTTRCEPPIPLEVEFIDIDNKKIGVITIYDGEQKPYQVRENGAFYIRRGSTTDTMRKQELIALFEENLSLTIETCPIIRSRIDMLNMELVNSYFKKKGITVTEENREFLLVSSGIAFEEKEGVPLKCTYGGLLVFSDKNSICIPNNMIKIINKMNNIYGEVHIIQGNLLSMVDKAEKKILEILPERYPAYAVIEAIKNAVLYREYFDLNRIIEIDIDKNNIVISSPGEFIDQNIKGEKINYNKRNIWLYEKLITLDEKKRFLNNGRGFMRIKNAFKNKGKVKFINSRIEHSFKVILPTINFR